In Marivirga salinae, a single window of DNA contains:
- a CDS encoding MATE family efflux transporter has translation MTTSDEFGTKPINFLLRKQAIPSAIGILTLSIYGIVDTIFVGNFVGSVGIAAITVVIPITFLISSIGMGIGIGGSSIISRALGSGKPEKANKTFGNQLTLTFILGIFFSLTCWIYIEPLLKLFGAKGDILQPTIDYFSIILLGIPVLAFAMMSNSIFRAVGYPKVAMVVMIVPAVVNVILDPIFIAVLDWGIEGAAWATTFSYLFSAAYALYFFLRGKTGFKISKTDLILDLKLTREIFSIGSVTIARQGVVSLLFLVLNNSLFKYGGESAIATYGIINRMMMLVNVPAIGITQGSMPIIGYNYGAELYKRVSLTLRNAIISATVLSSIIYAAILIFTPQIVGIFTKDQDLIQQTVPALRITFLMTPLIAFQLISAAYFQALGKALPALLLTLTKQGFFLIPLLLILPNFYQLDGIWMAFPIADLATAIVCMSYLVYDSKKIVLNPSSV, from the coding sequence ATGACCACTTCAGATGAATTTGGCACTAAGCCAATAAATTTTTTGCTACGTAAACAAGCCATTCCATCTGCCATTGGAATTCTGACTCTGTCTATTTACGGAATAGTAGACACCATTTTTGTAGGGAATTTTGTGGGTTCAGTAGGTATTGCGGCTATTACGGTGGTGATCCCTATCACTTTCCTTATTTCTTCTATCGGAATGGGGATTGGAATCGGTGGGTCTTCTATTATTTCAAGGGCTCTCGGATCTGGAAAGCCTGAAAAAGCCAATAAGACTTTTGGGAATCAGTTAACACTTACCTTTATCTTAGGTATATTTTTCAGTTTGACATGCTGGATTTATATTGAACCTCTACTAAAACTATTTGGTGCAAAAGGTGATATATTACAACCTACCATAGATTATTTCAGCATTATTTTGCTGGGAATTCCTGTTTTGGCATTTGCCATGATGTCCAATAGCATATTCCGTGCAGTTGGCTATCCTAAAGTAGCCATGGTAGTGATGATAGTTCCAGCAGTGGTCAATGTTATTTTAGATCCTATTTTCATAGCTGTTTTAGATTGGGGAATTGAAGGCGCTGCATGGGCAACAACATTTTCTTATTTATTCAGTGCCGCTTATGCGCTTTACTTTTTCTTAAGAGGAAAAACAGGTTTTAAAATAAGTAAAACAGATTTAATACTTGATCTCAAACTAACAAGAGAAATTTTCTCAATAGGTTCCGTTACAATTGCCAGGCAAGGAGTAGTAAGTTTGCTCTTTCTAGTACTTAATAACTCATTATTCAAGTATGGCGGAGAAAGCGCCATAGCAACATATGGAATTATCAACCGAATGATGATGTTAGTGAATGTTCCTGCAATAGGTATCACTCAAGGATCTATGCCGATAATTGGATATAATTATGGAGCAGAATTATACAAGAGAGTAAGCTTAACTTTAAGAAATGCAATAATTTCAGCTACGGTACTTTCATCCATTATTTATGCAGCTATTTTAATATTCACTCCTCAGATTGTAGGTATTTTCACTAAAGATCAAGATTTAATACAGCAAACAGTTCCTGCCTTAAGAATTACATTTTTAATGACTCCGCTTATAGCATTTCAGTTGATTAGTGCAGCCTATTTCCAAGCTTTAGGTAAAGCTCTACCAGCCTTACTTCTTACTTTAACGAAGCAAGGATTTTTTCTTATCCCTCTCCTATTGATTTTACCAAATTTTTATCAATTAGATGGAATATGGATGGCTTTCCCAATTGCTGACTTAGCAACTGCAATAGTTTGTATGAGCTATTTGGTTTACGATAGCAAAAAAATTGTATTAAACCCATCTTCAGTATAA
- a CDS encoding alpha/beta fold hydrolase, giving the protein MNKISLNTVAYRNISSKEWVVFIHGAGGSTATWKYQIDAFKAYYNLLLIDLRDHGKSKDIEPEVARYDFDLITNDIMQVLNEQKIEKAHFITLSFGSVIMQDLSMKYPSLVVSAIFAGGIFKANALIKVFVQLARFFNLFLPYKWMYSLFSYLLMPFRKHQESRKIYQKQAQKLSPNDYMKWVGLYSEFFRLLNRFYNQDINFPALAIMGKEDYIFLKSAKAFSKKHKQVLLMEINGAGHICNIDQYEIFNKLALYFTHEHK; this is encoded by the coding sequence ATGAATAAAATATCCCTCAATACTGTTGCCTATCGTAATATTTCCTCAAAAGAATGGGTGGTTTTTATTCATGGTGCAGGTGGAAGTACGGCTACCTGGAAATATCAAATAGATGCTTTTAAAGCTTATTACAATCTGCTATTAATTGATTTAAGGGATCACGGAAAATCAAAAGACATAGAACCTGAAGTAGCGCGATATGATTTTGATTTGATTACAAATGATATAATGCAGGTATTAAATGAGCAAAAGATTGAAAAAGCTCATTTCATCACCTTAAGTTTTGGCAGTGTAATTATGCAGGATTTGAGCATGAAATACCCTAGTCTGGTAGTAAGTGCTATTTTTGCAGGTGGCATTTTTAAAGCGAATGCATTAATTAAGGTATTTGTTCAGCTAGCTAGGTTTTTTAATCTTTTTCTGCCTTATAAATGGATGTATAGCCTGTTTTCTTATTTATTGATGCCATTCAGAAAACATCAAGAATCAAGAAAAATATATCAAAAGCAAGCTCAGAAATTGTCACCAAATGATTATATGAAATGGGTGGGTCTTTACAGTGAATTTTTTAGGTTATTAAACCGATTTTATAATCAAGATATCAATTTTCCTGCTTTAGCGATAATGGGAAAAGAAGATTATATTTTTTTAAAATCCGCAAAAGCATTTTCCAAAAAACATAAGCAAGTTTTGTTAATGGAAATAAATGGGGCAGGTCATATATGTAATATTGACCAGTATG